The proteins below come from a single Sphingomonas carotinifaciens genomic window:
- a CDS encoding FAD:protein FMN transferase → MRIALPTRIDPAAFATRDASAPIVTLEGPTMGTRWRVLYAGRADPAPIAAAITQTLARIVAEMSHWDADSVLSRFNRAPAGHWIDLPPDFAHVIAAALRIAGSSDGAFDPAIGHLVNAHGHGPTRASGSCNGWHHLAWDAAARRLRQPGGLALDLSGIAKGHAVDALANVLRRCQIGHALVEIGGELRGTGIRPDGDPWWVDLENPPGAPLAPLRIALHDLAVATSGTYIRGDHNLDPRTGRPAAHGVAAASVIHPSAMEADAFATALTVLGPDAGAAFAIRHALAARLVMRRRGTWDEWLSPALLAMLEP, encoded by the coding sequence ATGCGCATCGCCCTCCCCACCCGTATCGACCCCGCCGCCTTCGCCACGCGTGACGCATCCGCACCGATCGTCACGCTGGAGGGCCCGACCATGGGCACCCGCTGGCGCGTCCTCTACGCCGGTCGTGCCGACCCCGCCCCGATCGCCGCGGCGATCACGCAGACGCTGGCGCGCATCGTTGCGGAAATGAGCCACTGGGACGCGGACTCGGTCCTGTCCCGCTTCAACCGCGCGCCCGCCGGCCACTGGATCGACCTGCCCCCCGACTTCGCCCATGTCATCGCCGCCGCCCTGCGCATCGCCGGGTCGAGCGACGGCGCCTTCGACCCCGCCATCGGCCACTTGGTCAACGCCCATGGCCACGGCCCCACCCGGGCGTCCGGCTCCTGCAACGGCTGGCACCACCTCGCCTGGGACGCCGCCGCCCGCCGCCTCCGCCAGCCCGGCGGCCTCGCGCTCGACCTGTCCGGCATCGCCAAGGGCCACGCCGTCGACGCGCTCGCAAACGTCCTGCGCCGCTGCCAGATCGGCCATGCCCTTGTCGAAATCGGCGGCGAACTCCGCGGCACCGGCATCCGCCCCGATGGCGACCCCTGGTGGGTCGATCTCGAAAACCCGCCCGGCGCCCCCCTTGCCCCCTTGCGCATCGCACTCCACGATCTGGCGGTCGCCACCTCGGGCACCTACATCCGTGGCGACCATAATCTCGACCCCCGCACCGGCCGCCCGGCCGCGCACGGCGTCGCCGCCGCCAGCGTGATCCACCCCAGCGCAATGGAGGCGGATGCGTTCGCCACCGCGCTGACCGTGCTGGGCCCGGACGCAGGCGCCGCCTTTGCCATCCGCCACGCGCTTGCCGCGCGGTTGGTGATGCGGCGGCGCGGGACATGGGACGAATGGCTGAGCCCCGCGTTGCTCGCGATGCTCGAACCGTAG
- a CDS encoding Gfo/Idh/MocA family protein → MGLGLAGAASGALAQAPGRKLGYAIVGLGGYATRQIMPQFRNCRSSRLVALVSGTPEKLARYGDEYGIPKTHRYSYANYDRIRDNPDIDIVYVVLPNNMHAEYSIRASQAGKHVMCEKPMAVSAAECEAMIAAAKRANRKLMIGYRSRFEPHNVLAIQLARQAHVGRTRIVTAEHGFNAQPNQWRLDKALAGGGSLMDIGIYSLNAARYLTGEEPVSVTAVESTDKSDPRFRTVEDQINFMLRFPSGAIADCVSSYSSNHNRYRVVGTDGWIDLEPATSYEGQRMRIRKDGKEAVRDVPPGPVNQFVGQLDHLSECALTGRQPIVAGEEGLADLRLIEAIYRSAREGRQIKLA, encoded by the coding sequence ATGGGCCTCGGCCTGGCGGGCGCGGCATCCGGCGCCCTGGCCCAGGCCCCCGGTCGCAAGCTCGGTTACGCCATTGTCGGCCTTGGCGGCTATGCCACGCGCCAGATCATGCCGCAGTTCAGGAATTGCCGGTCCTCGCGCCTCGTCGCCCTGGTCAGCGGTACGCCGGAAAAGCTCGCCCGCTACGGCGACGAATACGGCATCCCCAAGACGCACCGCTACAGCTACGCGAACTACGATCGCATCCGCGACAATCCCGATATCGACATCGTCTATGTCGTCCTGCCCAACAACATGCATGCCGAATACTCGATCCGCGCCAGCCAGGCGGGCAAGCACGTCATGTGCGAAAAGCCGATGGCGGTCAGCGCCGCCGAGTGTGAGGCAATGATCGCCGCCGCCAAACGCGCCAACCGCAAGCTGATGATCGGCTACCGCTCCCGGTTCGAGCCGCACAACGTTCTTGCGATCCAGCTGGCCAGGCAGGCGCATGTCGGGCGCACCCGCATCGTCACCGCCGAACACGGCTTCAACGCCCAGCCGAACCAATGGCGGCTGGACAAGGCGCTGGCGGGCGGCGGGTCGCTGATGGATATCGGCATCTACAGCCTGAACGCCGCGCGCTACCTCACCGGCGAGGAACCCGTATCGGTAACCGCGGTCGAATCCACCGACAAGAGCGATCCACGCTTCCGCACCGTGGAGGATCAGATCAACTTCATGCTGCGCTTCCCCTCCGGCGCGATCGCCGATTGCGTGTCCAGCTACAGCTCGAACCATAATCGCTACCGCGTCGTCGGCACCGATGGCTGGATCGACCTGGAACCCGCCACCTCCTACGAGGGGCAGCGCATGCGCATCCGCAAGGACGGCAAGGAAGCGGTGCGCGACGTGCCCCCCGGCCCGGTCAATCAATTCGTCGGTCAGCTCGATCACCTGTCCGAATGCGCGCTGACCGGCCGCCAGCCGATCGTCGCGGGCGAGGAAGGCCTGGCCGACCTCCGCCTGATCGAGGCGATCTACCGCTCCGCCCGCGAAGGCCGCCAGATCAAGCTGGCGTGA
- the msrB gene encoding peptide-methionine (R)-S-oxide reductase MsrB, with amino-acid sequence MTRYARTEEAIARLTPEEFYVTQQSGTERPGTGALLGNKKPGIYVDVVSGEPLFASSDKYESGCGWPSFTRPIEPAHVTELHDRSHGMVRTEVRSAHGDSHLGHVFPDGPRDRGGLRYCINSAALRFVPREEMEAQGYGDYLDQVEDLD; translated from the coding sequence ATGACCCGCTATGCCCGCACCGAAGAGGCGATCGCCCGGCTGACCCCCGAGGAATTCTACGTCACCCAGCAGAGCGGCACCGAACGCCCCGGCACCGGCGCGCTGCTGGGCAACAAGAAGCCCGGCATCTATGTCGATGTGGTGTCCGGCGAACCGCTCTTCGCCTCGTCGGACAAATATGAGTCCGGCTGCGGCTGGCCCAGCTTCACCAGGCCGATCGAGCCCGCCCATGTCACCGAACTGCACGACCGCAGCCACGGCATGGTCCGCACCGAGGTCCGCTCGGCGCATGGCGACAGCCATCTCGGCCATGTCTTCCCCGACGGCCCGCGCGACCGGGGCGGCCTGCGCTACTGCATCAACTCCGCCGCGCTGCGCTTCGTGCCCCGCGAGGAGATGGAGGCGCAAGGGTATGGCGACTATCTGGATCAGGTCGAAGACCTGGACTGA